The following coding sequences lie in one Danio rerio strain Tuebingen ecotype United States chromosome 25, GRCz12tu, whole genome shotgun sequence genomic window:
- the zgc:162611 gene encoding uncharacterized protein isoform X1: protein MDCDNDSEQIPGAKRAKTVSWRTEKNADKLPKTLRFQPAREPGPQLSPAHPLNPLSLFKLFFSKSVVSNLCKNTNAQAARAMTKQCKYPWTDVSVEELYHYIGLIFYMDVVRMYSVADYWRQDPFFSVPFPSTVMSMDRYHAILCNLHLSDPNADENDGDTLFKVKSLMDSIRQACSAHYQPRRNVVVSERFVLRKVKPVIKAKLGFRFFVLIDSSNGYTADVSVYKTSFPPRPGFSYGTVMSLLDAKALGSGYHVYMDDFYTTPKLMKDLFALKFGACGMYRDQRKDFPRNKSNPLTEKSTRGSYRWIRDGPVVFVKWMDRPEVSICSTIHQAYTGEHVERKVRRQGSRKTKSIPCPAPVSAYSQHIVEVDPFDQLLQYYIMHYNSLKWYKKVFLQFLDIAAANAFILHKEQGGKLTHKKFMDQLIEELCSVSEEVPEQSSIQVEHLPVSGALLESHTATTGRQACSIATR from the exons atgga ctgtgACAATGACAGTGAGCAGATTCCTGGTGCAAAACGTGCCAAGACTGTGTCCTGGCGCACGGAAAAAAATGCTGACAAGCTTCCGAAGACTCTGAGGTTTCAGCCTGCTCGTGAGCCAGGGCCGCAGCTGAGTCCTGCTCACCCTCTCAATCCTTTGAGTCTCTTCAAGCTCTTCTTCTCAAAGAGCGTCGTGTCAAACCTTTGCAAGAACACAAATGCTCAGGCGGCCAGAGCAATGACAAAGCAGTGCAAATACCCATGGACGGACGTCAGCGTTGAAGAGCTCTACCACTACATTGGACTCATCTTCTACATGGATGTGGTGAGGATGTACTCCGTTGCTGACTACTGGAGGCAGGACCCTTTCTTCTCAGTGCCTTTTccttcaacagtcatgtcaatgGACAGATATCACGCCATTTTATGTAATCTGCATTTGAGTGACCCGAACGCAGATGAGAATGACGGGGACACTCTTTTCAAAGTCAAATCTCTCATGGACAGCATCCGTCAGGCATGCAGTGCCCACTATCAACCTAGAAGAAATGTTGTAGTGAGCGAAAGATTTGTGCTGAGGAAGGTAAAGCCTGTCATCAAAGCGAAGCTAGGCTTCAGGTTTTTCGTCCTTATAGACTCGTCAAATGGATATACGGCGGACGTTTCTGTGTACAAGACTAGCTTTCCTCCAAGACCTGGGTTTTCGTATGGCACTGTGATGTCTCTTCTGGACGCTAAAGCTTTGGGCTCTGGATACCACGTGTACATGGACGATTTCTACACCACTCCAAAGCTCATGAAGGACTTGTTTGCTTTGAAGTTTGGCGCGTGTGGGATGTACAGGGACCAAAGGAAGGACTTCCCAAGAAACAAATCCAATCCACTGACTGAGAAGTCCACCAGGGGATCCTACAGGTGGATTCGGGACGGGCCTGTTGTGTTTGTGAAGTGGATGGATAGACCTGAGGTGTCGATATGTTCCACCATCCATCAGGCCTACACAGGAGAACACGTGGAAAGGAAAGTCAGACGCCAAGGCTCGAGGAAGACGAAGAGCATCCCGTGTCCTGCGCCTGTCAGCGCATACAGCCAACACATCGTAGAGGTTGACCCTTTCGATCAGCTGCTGCAGTATTACATCATGCATTACAATTCTTTGAAATGGTACAAAAAAGTCTTCCTGCAATTCTTGGACATCGCCGCCGCCAACGCTTTCATACTGCACAAAGAGCAGGGCGGCAAATTGACCCACAAGAAGTTTATGGACCAGCTGATTGAGGAGCTGTGCAGCGTATCAGAGGAAGTCCCTGAACAAAGCAGTATACAGGTGGAGCATCTGCCGGTTTCTGGAGCTCTGCTGGAGTCACACACCGCCACTACTGGCCGCCAGGCTTGCA GTATCGCCACGCGGTGA
- the si:ch73-36p18.2 gene encoding histone H3 translates to MARTKQTARKSTGGKAPRKQLATKAARKSAPATGGVKKPHRYRPGTVALREIRRYQKSTELLIRKLPFQRLVREIAQDFKTDLRFQSSAVMALQEASEAYLVGLFEDTNLCAIHAKRVTIMPKDIQLARRIRGERA, encoded by the coding sequence ATGGCAAGAACCAAGCAGACCGCCCGTAAGTCCACTGGAGGCAAAGCTCCGAGGAAGCAGCTCGCCACCAAAGCAGCCCGGAAGAGCGCTCCAGCCACCGGTGGCGTCAAGAAACCTCATCGCTACAGGCCCGGCACCGTGGCTCTGCGAGAAATCCGCCGTTATCAGAAGTCCACTGAGCTGCTGATCCGCAAACTGCCCTTTCAGCGCCTGGTCCGAGAAATCGCCCAGGACTTCAAGACAGATCTGCGCTTCCAGAGCTCCGCTGTCATGGCTCTGCAGGAGGCCAGCGAGGCTTATCTGGTCGGTCTGTTCGAGGACACCAATCTGTGCGCCATCCACGCCAAGAGGGTCACCATCATGCCCAAGGACATCCAGCTAGCCCGCCGCATCCGTGGAGAGCGCGCTTAA
- the histh1l3 gene encoding histone H1-like encodes MAETAPAPAPAKAPKKRSASKPKKAGPNVRDLIVKTVTASKERHGVSLAALKKALSAGGYDVEKNNSRVKTAVKALVLNGTLVQPKGTGASGSFKLNKKQAEPKKAAKKTAAKAKKPAAKKPAAKKSPKKVKKPAATSVKKATKSPKKAKKPAAAKKATKSPKKAKKPAAAKKAAKSPKKVKAVKPKTAKPKAAKPKKAAPKKK; translated from the coding sequence ATGGCTGAAACCGCTCCAGCTCCCGCTCCAGCTAAGGCTCCTAAGAAGAGATCTGCTTCTAAGCCCAAGAAAGCGGGCCCAAATGTCCGCGACCTTATTGTCAAAACTGTGACCGCATCCAAGGAGCGACATGGCGTGTCTCTCGCAGCCCTGAAAAAAGCTCTCTCTGCTGGCGGCTACGATGTGGAGAAGAACAACTCCCGCGTCAAAACCGCCGTCAAGGCTTTGGTGCTCAACGGTACTCTGGTACAGCCCAAAGGCACAGGCGCCTCCGGTTCATTCAAGCTGAACAAGAAGCAAGCCGAGCCTAAGAAGGCAGCTAAGAAAACCGCCGCAAAAGCCAAGAAGCCTGCTGCCAAGAAACCCGCCGCTAAGAAATCTCCCAAGAAGGTGAAGAAACCGGCGGCCACATCTGTGAAGAAGGCGACCAAGAGCCCTAAGAAAGCCAAGAAGCCCGCGGCTGCAAAGAAGGCGACCAAGAGCCCCAAGAAGGCAAAGAAACCAGCAGCTGCCAAGAAAGCAGCCAAGAGCCCCAAGAAGGTAAAGGCGGTCAAGCCCAAAACCGCCAAACCCAAGGCGGCGAAGCCTAAAAAGGCGGCTCCCAAGAAGAAGTAA
- the zgc:194989 gene encoding uncharacterized protein LOC570661 → MPEPAKTAPKKGSKKAVTKTASKSGKKRRRTRKESYAIYVYKVLKQVHPDTGISSKAMGIMNSFVNDIFERIAGEASRLAHYNKRSTITSREIQTAVRLLLPGELAKHAVSEGTKAVTKYTSSK, encoded by the coding sequence ATGCCTGAACCAGCGAAGACTGCACCCAAGAAGGGCTCCAAGAAAGCCGTCACCAAGACCGCCAGCAAAAGCGGCAAGAAACGCAGAAGGACCAGGAAGGAGAGCTATGCTATCTACGTCTACAAAGTCTTGAAGCAGGTTCATCCCGACACTGGAATCTCTTCCAAGGCGATGGGCATCATGAACTCGTTCGTCAACGACATCTTCGAGCGCATCGCTGGTGAGGCATCTCGTCTCGCTCACTACAACAAGCGCTCCACCATCACTTCCAGAGAGATCCAGACCGCCGTGCGTCTGTTGCTGCCTGGTGAACTGGCTAAACACGCAGTGTCTGAGGGCACAAAGGCCGTCACCAAGTACACCAGCTCCAAGTAA
- the hist1h2a10 gene encoding histone H2A, whose translation MSGRGKTGGKARAKAKTRSSRAGLQFPVGRVHRLLRKGNYAQRVGAGAPVYLAAVLEYLTAEILELAGNAARDNKKTRIIPRHLQLAVRNDEELNKLLGGVTIAQGGVLPNIQAVLLPKKTEKATKGK comes from the coding sequence ATGAGCGGAAGAGGCAAAACCGGAGGAAAGGCTAGAGCAAAGGCCAAGACTCGCTCTTCTAGAGCAGGTCTTCAGTTTCCCGTTGGCCGTGTCCACAGGCTTCTCCGTAAGGGTAACTATGCTCAGCGCGTCGGTGCCGGTGCTCCAGTGTACTTGGCCGCTGTGCTCGAGTATCTGACCGCTGAGATCCTGGAGTTGGCTGGAAACGCCGCTCGGGACAACAAGAAAACCCGTATCATCCCCCGTCACCTGCAGCTGGCGGTGCGCAACGACGAGGAGCTGAACAAGCTTCTGGGCGGAGTGACCATCGCTCAGGGTGGTGTGTTGCCCAACATCCAGGCCGTGCTGCTGCCCAAGAAGACCGAGAAGGCCACCAAAGGCAAATAA
- the si:dkey-108k21.24 gene encoding si:dkey-108k21.24, with translation MARTKQTARKSTGGKAPRKQLATKAARKSAPATGGVKKPHRYRPGTVALREIRRYQKSTELLIRKLPFQRLVREIAQDFKTDLRFQSSAVMALQEASEAYLVGLFEDTNLCAIHAKRVTIMPKDIQLARRIRGERA, from the coding sequence ATGGCAAGAACCAAGCAGACCGCCCGTAAATCTACTGGAGGCAAAGCGCCGAGGAAACAGCTTGCCACTAAAGCTGCCCGTAAGAGCGCTCCCGCCACCGGTGGAGTCAAGAAGCCTCACCGCTACAGGCCTGGCACCGTGGCTCTGCGAGAAATCCGCCGCTATCAAAAGTCCACTGAGCTGCTGATCCGCAAACTGCCCTTCCAGCGTCTGGTCCGAGAAATCGCTCAGGATTTCAAGACAGATCTGCGCTTCCAAAGCTCCGCTGTCATGGCCCTGCAGGAGGCCAGCGAGGCTTATCTGGTCGGTCTGTTCGAGGACACCAATCTGTGCGCCATCCACGCCAAGAGGGTCACCATCATGCCCAAAGACATCCAGCTGGCCCGCCGCATCCGTGGAGAGCGCGCTTAA
- the si:dkey-108k21.28 gene encoding histone H4: MSGRGKGGKGLGKGGAKRHRKVLRDNIQGITKPAIRRLARRGGVKRISGLIYEETRGVLKVFLENVIRDAVTYTEHAKRKTVTAMDVVYALKRQGRTLYGFGG, encoded by the coding sequence ATGTCTGGCAGAGGTAAAGGTGGTAAAGGGCTTGGAAAAGGAGGCGCTAAGCGTCACCGTAAAGTTCTGCGTGATAACATCCAGGGCATCACCAAACCCGCTATCCGTCGTCTCGCTCGCCGTGGTGGAGTCAAACGTATCTCTGGTCTGATCTACGAGGAAACTCGTGGTGTTCTCAAGGTGTTCCTGGAGAATGTGATCCGTGATGCTGTTACGTACACTGAGCATGCTAAGAGAAAGACCGTGACAGCCATGGATGTTGTCTACGCGCTGAAGAGACAGGGACGTACTCTGTACGGTTTCGGAGGTTAA
- the hist1h4l gene encoding histone 1, H4, like — protein MSGRGKGGKGLGKGGAKRHRKVLRDNIQGITKPAIRRLARRGGVKRISGLIYEETRGVLKVFLENVIRDAVTYTEHAKRKTVTAMDVVYALKRQGRTLYGFGG, from the coding sequence ATGTCAGGAAGAGGCAAAGGAGGCAAAGGGCTTGGAAAAGGTGGCGCTAAGCGTCATCGCAAAGTTTTGCGTGATAACATCCAGGGTATCACCAAACCTGCCATCCGTCGTCTTGCTCGCCGCGGTGGGGTCAAACGCATCTCCGGTCTGATCTATGAGGAGACTCGCGGTGTTCTCAAGGTGTTCCTGGAGAATGTGATCCGTGATGCCGTTACCTACACAGAGCACGCCAAGAGAAAGACCGTGACAGCCATGGATGTTGTGTATGCACTGAAACGTCAGGGCCGCACTCTGTATGGCTTTGGAGGTTAA
- the LOC141374966 gene encoding histone H1-like: MAETAPAPAATPAKAPKKRSASKLKKAGPNVRDLIVKTVTASKDRHGVSLAALKKALSAGGYDVEKNNSRVKTAVKALVLNGTLVQPKGTGASGSFKLNKKQAEPKKAAKKTAAKAKKPAAKKPAAKKSPKKVKKPAATSVKKATKSPKKAKKPAAAKKATKSPKKAKKPAAAKKAAKSPKKVKAVKPKTAKPKAAKPKKAAPKKK, encoded by the coding sequence ATGGCTGAAACCGCCCCAGCTCCCGCTGCCACTCCGGCCAAAGCTCCGAAGAAGAGATCTGCGTCTAAGCTCAAGAAAGCGGGCCCAAATGTCCGCGACCTTATCGTCAAGACTGTGACCGCATCCAAGGACAGACACGGCGTGTCTCTCGCAGCCCTGAAGAAGGCTCTCTCTGCCGGTGGCTACGATGTGGAAAAGAACAATTCCCGCGTCAAAACCGCCGTCAAGGCCTTGGTGCTCAACGGTACTCTGGTCCAGCCCAAAGGCACTGGCGCCTCTGGTTCATTCAAGCTGAACAAGAAGCAAGCCGAGCCCAAGAAAGCAGCTAAGAAAACTGCCGCAAAAGCCAAGAAGCCTGCTGCTAAGAAACCCGCCGCGAAGAAATCTCCCAAGAAGGTGAAGAAACCGGCGGCCACATCTGTGAAGAAGGCGACCAAGAGCCCCAAGAAAGCCAAAAAGCCAGCGGCTGCCAAGAAGGCTACCAAGAGCCCCAAGAAGGCAAAGAAACCAGCAGCTGCCAAGAAAGCAGCCAAGAGCCCCAAGAAGGTGAAGGCAGTCAAGCCCAAAACCGCCAAACCCAAGGCGGCGAAGCCTAAAAAGGCGGCTCCCAAGAAGAAGTAA
- the zgc:162611 gene encoding uncharacterized protein LOC100037365 (The RefSeq protein has 12 substitutions compared to this genomic sequence) translates to MLRNKHDETPQVDADREEEYHFSSEEEQEDDIEDDEYEEETADSSDDCDNDSEQIPVAKRAKTVSWRTERDADKLPKNLRFQPAREPGPQLSPADPLNPLSLFKLFFSKSVVSNLCKNTNAQAARAMAKQCKYPWTDVSVEELYHYIGLIFYMDVVRMYSVADYWRQDPFFSVPFPSTVMSMDRYHAILCNLHLSDPNADENDGDTLFKVKSLMDSIRQACSAHYQPRRNVVVSERFVLRKVKPVIKAKLGFRFFVLIDSSNGYTADVSVYKTSFPPRPGFSYDTVMSLLDAKALGSGYHVYMDDFYTTPKLMKDLFALKFGACGMYRDQRKDFPRNKSNPLTEKSARGSYRWIRDGPVVFVKWMDRPEVSICSTIHQAYTGEHVERKVRRQGSRKTKSIPCPAPVSAYSQHIVEVDPFDQLLQYYIMHYNSLKWYKKVFLQFLDIAAANAFILHKEQGGKLTHKKFMDQLIEELCSVSEEVPEQSSIQVEHLPVSGALLESHTATTGRQACSQCKKQDIRQLTPWKCQACHVFLCVEVDRNRFLDWHKNIACSGL, encoded by the exons ATGCTGCGTAGCAAACACGATGAAACTCCACAGGTGGACGCAGACCGCGAGGAAGAGTACCATTTTTCCTCTGAAGAAGAACAAGAAGACGACATTGAGGACGATGAATAAGAGGAGGAAACAGCGGACTCATCTGACAA ctgtgACAATGACAGTGAGCAGATTCCTGGTGCAAAACGTGCCAAGACTGTGTCCTGGCGCACGGAAAAAAATGCTGACAAGCTTCCGAAGACTCTGAGGTTTCAGCCTGCTCGTGAGCCAGGGCCGCAGCTGAGTCCTGCTCACCCTCTCAATCCTTTGAGTCTCTTCAAGCTCTTCTTCTCAAAGAGCGTCGTGTCAAACCTTTGCAAGAACACAAATGCTCAGGCGGCCAGAGCAATGACAAAGCAGTGCAAATACCCATGGACGGACGTCAGCGTTGAAGAGCTCTACCACTACATTGGACTCATCTTCTACATGGATGTGGTGAGGATGTACTCCGTTGCTGACTACTGGAGGCAGGACCCTTTCTTCTCAGTGCCTTTTccttcaacagtcatgtcaatgGACAGATATCACGCCATTTTATGTAATCTGCATTTGAGTGACCCGAACGCAGATGAGAATGACGGGGACACTCTTTTCAAAGTCAAATCTCTCATGGACAGCATCCGTCAGGCATGCAGTGCCCACTATCAACCTAGAAGAAATGTTGTAGTGAGCGAAAGATTTGTGCTGAGGAAGGTAAAGCCTGTCATCAAAGCGAAGCTAGGCTTCAGGTTTTTCGTCCTTATAGACTCGTCAAATGGATATACGGCGGACGTTTCTGTGTACAAGACTAGCTTTCCTCCAAGACCTGGGTTTTCGTATGGCACTGTGATGTCTCTTCTGGACGCTAAAGCTTTGGGCTCTGGATACCACGTGTACATGGACGATTTCTACACCACTCCAAAGCTCATGAAGGACTTGTTTGCTTTGAAGTTTGGCGCGTGTGGGATGTACAGGGACCAAAGGAAGGACTTCCCAAGAAACAAATCCAATCCACTGACTGAGAAGTCCACCAGGGGATCCTACAGGTGGATTCGGGACGGGCCTGTTGTGTTTGTGAAGTGGATGGATAGACCTGAGGTGTCGATATGTTCCACCATCCATCAGGCCTACACAGGAGAACACGTGGAAAGGAAAGTCAGACGCCAAGGCTCGAGGAAGACGAAGAGCATCCCGTGTCCTGCGCCTGTCAGCGCATACAGCCAACACATCGTAGAGGTTGACCCTTTCGATCAGCTGCTGCAGTATTACATCATGCATTACAATTCTTTGAAATGGTACAAAAAAGTCTTCCTGCAATTCTTGGACATCGCCGCCGCCAACGCTTTCATACTGCACAAAGAGCAGGGCGGCAAATTGACCCACAAGAAGTTTATGGACCAGCTGATTGAGGAGCTGTGCAGCGTATCAGAGGAAGTCCCTGAACAAAGCAGTATACAGGTGGAGCATCTGCCGGTTTCTGGAGCTCTGCTGGAGTCACACACCGCCACTACTGGCCGCCAGGCTTGCAGTCAGTGTAAAAAACAAGACATAAGGCAACTAACACCTTGGAAATGCCAGGCGTgtcatgtttttttgtgtgttgaggTGGACAGGAACTGTTTCCTGGATTGGCACAAAAACATTGCCTGCTCAGGACTTTAA